A stretch of the Kroppenstedtia eburnea genome encodes the following:
- a CDS encoding DUF423 domain-containing protein, producing MKLFILLGAVNMILSIALGAFGAHGLEGKVSERMLANWQTGAHYHMIHALGLLFVGLLMDRISASSLLPVGGGLLLAGIVLFSGSLYVMALTNVKALGAITPVGGISFLIGWVLIAISAMK from the coding sequence ATGAAACTGTTCATCCTTCTCGGAGCTGTAAACATGATTTTGAGCATCGCCCTCGGGGCCTTCGGCGCCCACGGCCTGGAAGGTAAAGTATCCGAACGAATGCTGGCCAACTGGCAAACCGGGGCTCATTATCACATGATCCATGCCCTGGGACTCCTGTTTGTCGGTCTGCTGATGGATCGAATCAGTGCCTCTTCTCTGCTTCCCGTCGGCGGCGGCCTCCTGCTGGCGGGCATTGTCCTGTTTTCCGGAAGCCTGTATGTGATGGCCTTAACCAACGTAAAAGCTCTGGGGGCCATCACTCCTGTCGGCGGAATCTCCTTCCTGATCGGTTGGGTTCTGATCGCCATCTCTGCAATGAAGTAG